In the genome of Acanthopagrus latus isolate v.2019 chromosome 17, fAcaLat1.1, whole genome shotgun sequence, the window gaggacaggGCGAGCCGTGGCGATCCGTAGGTCAAATAGCTgggttttgctgttttgtgatGAGTTCGGCTCATGTATTATTGATTCATCGGCATAATGGAGGTTGTGTCCCTCCATACGGCAGCGAATAAAAATTGCATCTCATCAAAAGATAACAGTTGGTGGCAGTCACCAAAATCTCTCTTGTCTGGTCAACTGCGGGCTCCTTCTGTTTCCACATGTAATGTCCACTCTCCGGGCCGCTTGTGCCTCGCTTCGCATGGCATTCCAACCCACAGCTACCGGTCACGTTCAGGCCCTCGGTGGTTTAGTAGTGAATCTGAGGGGGTTTGATAGCTGATCCCCAGACTGagccacatttaaaaacaattaaaaaatggGGATTGAATGGGACACAGCAACCATGTACAGAGGCCCACAGCGGCCTGGAGTTCGAATCCGACCTGAGGCCCTTCCGCTGCGTGCCcagctcctgtctctcctccacctctccagtCATCACATCTGCTCACGACAGCTGATGCGATGACTGGTaaaggtggaggagagacaggatTTTTAAAGGCGTAAAAACCTACCccagaatgtttttaaaaatggcaccTGATGTCTCTCTGCTCGGCTCAACGCGCTGAGGCGGCGACAGACGGCGGACGGGAGAACATCCACATGTGCCCCCAGATAACTTCAGCAGTGTTCAAACACCTGAATCCACATGAGATTTATGTTTTACTTCTGTGTTAGATGAgagataaaagtgaaaatgcaaatgcacacGTGAGCGTATGAGTAAAGGTGGAGTCAGATGTCTGAATGAGTTTCAAATGGACACTCACAGAACTGGTGACATGTTGATTATTCTAATATTTCAATGTTtcgagtgtgtttttgttgctgttgccaTCAAACTTCCAGGTGGAGTCTGGTGGTGCAGTACTCGCCTTGTACCAGCGGGGGGCGCCTGTGACCCGCTGTtctgtggcagctgctgtgCTCCTGGTCGCtggcctctcctccctcagtttGACCACCGCAgcctctgcaaacacacttcTCCCTCACTCCGcaccacagcagcaacaaaaagggGCTTCGCGGTTGTGccttactttttactttttttttttttttaagtcacgCTCATATTAAGTTACTCATCCTTTTTTCCCCACCGGCGCTTGACACAACTGTGCAAAATTCATCTTTTTTGaaacacatatataaaaaatagAATCACGCAAATTGAAGGGTTACTGAGGGTGAATTGAGTAGAGATGTATAACAAGCGAGGAAATTTCCCAAAATCTGAGCTTTTTGGAGTAACTGAACGCACCTTCAAACTTTTGTGTCTCGCGTTCGTGTTTGACAAACGGCACGATTTCAATAAGACAGAAACCTGATGAAAGAAAATACACACGCACAGCTGGTAACTGTCTGAAATAACGTGTAACTgattactaaaataaaaaaaaaaaaggccttaaCGCAGACAAGTTTACGCGTCTGCAACTCATCCAGACACTTGGCCAGTTCCGTGTGCTTGGTgaatgctgctgtgtgcatctttttgctttttaacttttcacgCTGTAAATAAAGAGTCTAAATAAAAGAGTGAGGGGATTCAAATCGCATGCAGAGGCTGAATCCTGGTTCTAAACGTGGAGACAATGCGCACGGCCGCTGCGGCCCGTGATCTCACGGAGACCCCtaactttaaaacaacattGAATATGGGATTTGGAGGAAACTGAATATTGTACTGAGGTGTTGGACAACATTTGAATATGTTGCCAGTGAATGCAGGCCTGTCTGTACTCTGATTACACTTCAGGGCCTTCTGTACATATGTGTTTTTATCCTCCcctctttttccctctgatTTCCGCCTGCAGGCACCTCTTGTCTCAGATCAAAGATTCGTCACCATTCgcttttttaaatactttaaaacaTGACAGGTGATGGTCGATGGTTTGGGTGTGAAGGGAGAGCAGCTCAAATCTCTAATATGATTGATGAAGGCCTGATTAGATTTCCTCTGGATGAATAAGTCACCCGGGCAGCTGATAAAAAGTTATAAtaatgacgatgatgatgaagatgataagttataataattatatatatataaaaaaataaccaCCACTCAATGAACAGACAGCCATCCCGTATTAATATTGCACAATTTAATACTGCGATTATTACACAAAGATGTGAACAACGTCAGAGACTGTGTGAACTTAGCAGGGGAATGCCTGAGGTAAAATACTGTTGTCTATTCCCTTTAACAGCACATGTACACAGCTTCTGATTTAAACGAGCCCCTGTTACATAACGAACCACTGCTATTTAAAACTGAACACACGTGTGTGCGCTGACCAGCTTCCCCGATGCTCAGCACCACGAAcagcatttttaaagaaaaaaacaaactttatgatcatggggttttttttttcgtttttttttttttttttttttttttaatctttgttcTGCCTGGTGATGCCACacgaaacagaaaaaaaggggacgAGTGGGGTTTTGGATTCTTAATGAAGACAAAAGACCATTTCttgtatatatgttttatgtAAGTAATAAAATATTACtataacataaatataaatgtgactTTGCAGTCTACATTTAGCAATCAACATACAACcaatgtagtaaacaaaaaaaaaaacaaaagtaaaaagaggGAACATACTGAAAATCCACTGCAACATAACCATTAACAGAGCTAAACAAAAAAGCTCCAAACACgtttaagaaataaatatatatatataaatggtCAGATTCATAAATGAAATCATATTAAAATATCTTCTTGGAATTAGTAAGTGTACAAAACTGCCcggaaagaaacaaaaagaaaacaaacaaacaaaacaaaaaacaaagaaaaaacaaatatctcaGAACAAATACAAGTTTACATATTGGACATATTTACATATCGGAAATAATCCTGGCAACATTTTTctctaaaatctttttttatcattattattttttcttgaaaaacaaaacaaaaacaaaaacaaaaagaagaagaagaagaagaagaagacacgtTTCCCCCTCATCTGTACTGAATAGCACTGCTGTAGGCTTTTTGGACTGGTCCAGCATTGATAAGTGACACAACAACGCatgaggattttcttttctctacaGATTTTCCTTtcaggtcagaaaaaaaataaatatatcttaAGTTAAGTCCCTTCATCGCTTAACCCTTTTAAGGAATTATTCGTTTTTTCGCGTTCTCCGAATCCAGCGAGTTTTGATATAATACAATGGATGTGTGggacaaagggagaaaaaaacggTGTGGTGGGAaccagatatttaaaaaaaaaaaaattcgaacacaggaacacaaatgaaataaaagaatcaTGTACAGGCGTGATATTCCGACATGGGGCACTGAAAGTTACCTGAGTTATTATTACTTTTCGTTTCGTGTTTGACCAATctctcttaaaatgttttttttttcttcttttttttggaatacAACAGGGTAACATGCAGTAAAGCAAGTGTGAGCTGACAGCGCTCTGTTGGTGACAACCAGGAACCTGTAAACATGggatttattgtgtgttttctttttaagccTATGGAGATTAGCTCCACTCACGGTTTTATtaacaaatattcaaaaattgcaataataataataataacaataataataatattaacgAAAGAATAAGTGCTACATGCAAAGGAAACAATAATTTGAAAACAATCACCTCCCCCATcctcaaataaaagaaatgcgtttgtctgtttgtttaagaATTGCCCCTTTTTTAGCGTCTGGTGCTGTTTTTGCAAATTTCGACGTGGTCAGCTGCAAAGCTttaaatatcttctttttttttaaggcatgCAGGCAGGACTGAGGCGTCCTGCTGCATCTggacattttctgaaatgtgtctgaCCTTAATTATGGGAtggtgctgttgtttgtttgtttgtttttcttccggGTGCCATCATTTCCATCACTTCTCCCCACCATCATCAACTCCCACTGAGTAAACagaacgtaaaaaaaaaaaaatgaaaaacttggAGGCTGCTCTGATGAGTTACAGTACCTAACATAgcgaaacaaacaaaaaaaaaacatgacagaaatcaTATAGACAGtctgcagaaagagagacactgagaagttaaaagtattttttttttgttccaaacCAAAACATCACACTTAATATAACAAAGAAAGTATACACTAATATTCAGAAAAAATCTGGTTAATCAGTTGTAAGCCTGAAAAAAGCATAAATGTTCATTCAGTGTAGGCTATTATTCGTCTCCAGTGTTGGTCGGCAGCCACCTCGTTCTGGTGATGAGCGCCCAGCAGTTCGTGGTGCACCAGGAGGAGATGGCCCCTCAAGTTGCCACATTTAATTACTCCCCCATTAGAAACAGccatgggattttttttctccttttttcaaaTTTCTCACTTAATATGCATGTCTCCCTCCATATAATTTTGGTAAATAAagatctttgtttttcactttaaaaaaaaatgcgcaCGGAATCATTAATAgcgaatattttttttctttttttttcgagatttttttttttgtctgtttgtttttgtttcatcttaaCATTTCTCtctaccccccctcccctcttcccctTTTCTTGCCATTTCTCTATGTGTTGGGACATGACGATCTCCGAATACTAAAAGGGGGTCAAAAACAACTCATCTTGTTCAACTTTTTCCTCcatgtctcttttttctctctctctctctctctttctcgggaataaaacaaaacaaaagccaaactTAAATACTGTAAACTCCATagtcccctttttttttcctcttccctttttttctatCCCACCCGCGGAAATGCTGGGATTGTTCATGAAAACAGTCACTGCACAGGACTCTGTAGTGTGCGGTGTAGAGGAGGGGTCTCTGCTTGGGAATATACGTCCTCCATATTCGGGTGAGGGACCCCCACTGGTGtcattcttttctctttttgtcttctgttgCAAAACCAAACACGGACAACCTCTTTTTCCAACTGCAGAGTGCCGGCTAAAGTGCTGATTTCATGAGCGGACGGCTTTGGGCATTTTAAGAAATGATTCTCCAGCGCCCCTTTCACCCCCACTTCGATGGAGGTCCTCTTCTTTCGTTTCCTGCCCTGCGCAGCAATCTTGTCCAAATTGGTGGGACTGCCCGTGTTTGAGTCTGTCTCCTCGAGCCACTTGTTTAGGAGCGGCTTAAGTTTGCACATGTTCTTGAAGCTGAGCTGCAGCGCCTCAAACCTGCAGATTGTGGTCTGAGAAAAGACGTTTCCATACAGGGTGCCCAAGGCCAAGCCCACGTCCGCCTGCGTAAAGCCCAGTTTGATCCGCCGCTGCTTGAACTGCTTGGCGAACTGCTCCAGGTCGTCGGAGCTGGGCGCGTCCTCGTCCGAGTGGTCCTGGTGGTGGCTGAACGCCTGCTGGGGCGACTCCATCTGGTTGTCGTGGCTGCCCGAATCGTCGTGGAGCGGGTCCCGCATGCCGTGGTGCAGGGAGCCGGGCTGGGGGCTCAGCATTGCGTTGAGGTTTGTGTATCCAGGCTGGGAGTAGACCAGCGACTGGTGACCGTTGGATGCCGGGGACAGCGGGGATAGGTGGTGGGTCGTGGTAGGCGCCCACGAGCCATGGTGGCCACTCTGCGTCTGCTGGTGCACCAGGTGAGATCTGTGGTGGAAGCCGCTGCTCAGGTCGTCCCGCGTCGCCTGCACGCTGGCTTTGTGCTCCTGCTGTCCGATGTGGGTGCCGCTGGACCAGTCGGTGTTGGAGGTGGGCAGCCACTGGTGGTGCGTCAGGCTCATCGGGTGTCCCGTGTTGGTCGCCGCGAGCCCTTGCAAGTACTCGTGGTGCATCATTTTCTGCACCTCTCTGTAGGTCGTCCCCTGGTGCATCCTATCCGAATCCGGATGCATGAGCGGGTTAGACGGTAAGGAGTTATTCCTCGGAATATACTGAGCTGTTGTCGCCATGGCTCCTACTTCGAAAACTGACGAGCACTTCGGAGGTCTCCAGGCTTTAGAGCCAAAACGCAACAAACCTGCTCTGGGAGGTCTTGTGGAGGAGCGAGGACACGCCTCCCTTCCGCTTGTATTGGCTCCTCTCCGATTCGAGCCCACTAGGGACACGCTCAATAGGCGCAGGCTTTCAGAGCATGGCACAGCGCATTTTTCGCACAGGACGGACACAGCCGCGATCTTACATATGTTATGGAAAAAACATATGTTCTATTTATTAAATGTCTCTttgagtttttctctttttttttttcttttcttgtaaCAGTAGCCCTTTCCGCTGCCGTTCGTATACCTGCGCACAGACTCGCTCCAGCCTCTGTCTGCTGgatttgtcttcttctttttcttcctcttcttcttcctccagttGTCTGTGAGGAAGgtgcagcggcggcagcagcgggGTTTGATTAGGTTTCCCTCAGTTTAGATCGGTTGTTTTGCAAATAACCACGTGGGGGAGTACGGAGATCTTTTTGAAGGGctgccgccccccccccccccccacacacacacacacacacacgcactttcAAACCACACACCCGTGCACCTTTATAATAGGTCACTGATGATTATAGCGCTCCTCATTTTAAATAGATTATAAGGCGCGATGCTCCGGCTCTGCAAGCCACCCACGCGACGAGAGGCGTGTAAATACGCgcagtgtgatgtgtgtgcgcgcgcgtgtgtaccgctgtaaatgtgtgacaaatCCTAAAGTATTTGCTCTATTTCAAAGCCTCCGCGtgtgtcatttatttgtattgtctCGGTAATTTTCAATGTTGTATGATCTCATCATCACCACCCACTTAGTTACGATAGGCCAAGatacgctctctctctctctctctccctccttctctctctctctctctctctctctctctctgcaccccACATCCATACGCGCGCGCGTGCATGCGCGCACATATAGTGCAGGTGACAGatatcacacacacttttgtttttccagcatcttatttttaaaaaaaaagacaagaaaaggaaagaaaaaaagcccgAACGCAGTCACAGCGCTGATAGAGGTTTAATGCCACATCTGATAATAATCATTTGTAATTTATCATAAAACAATCTGATTTAATTGTTATATGACACTGCGCCCTCACCgccaagctgctgctgatgctgctgctgctggatttttttccctctcagtcctggaaaaaaaaaatagatttaaccGATTCcagagaataaaataaataaataaaattggcTCTATTCTTATATCATTTACCTCTCGAAGCATTTTCACTAAGCAGCAactttgagagagagagagagagggaaaaaaaaaaaccttgtgtttcttcctcctgGCTCTCTTCCTCACTACCTCTCTCCCGGTTGATCTGATTATTTTTCCCTTCACGTTTTGTCCCAATAGCAAATTACCAATTCTATGAATTGCAAAGCAGCCTCAGAGACGCTGAGGGgtagagagagggggggagatgCGAAGATTGAAAGGGATCTTTGCAAACACAATCACGTTCTTAAATGGAAATGCGGGGCTTTAAACAAATCTTACATCTCTCCCGTTCCATTCGCCTAAAACTCCGCAATCAGGCACATGTTCCACTCCTTTCTAAAACAGGAGCTTTTTTTGGAAGGTTTTTCAGGCGCAACAGTCCCGTTTTAATCATTTACCTGAAAGCaatgttttgccttttcttttttcttttttttttatctgtctttgccgcgtgtttgtttgttgtcatcttCCCCCATGCGACtattttccttttctatttACAGGACGACTCCACTCGAGTGTTCATTTTAATCCGGGACTACATGACTAAAAGGTAAGTTGTCTCCTTTCTGCTGTGACCGCGTCCTTGCCTGTACTCTTGTCTCCGGCGTTAACaatgtggtgagtgtgtgtgtgtgtgtgtgtgtgtgtgtgtgtgtgtgagtgagtgagtgtgcgtgtgtgcgtgtgtgtgtgtgtgagtggaaaaTGTTGTCGGGGTCACAGGTGCTCGTCATCATCTCTTGAAAGGCGTGGTTTTTGTCCACCCAtcctttatatatttatttgggATGAGTGGGGAGACAATCCGCGCGAGTTCTCCGCGTGTCGTTCCggtcagatttttaaaaagacacgagaagattttatttatttattaatttatttatctttttttcttttttttttttaaacgcaaCGCACCTTTGACCGGCTGTCTCATTTCTACAATCACTAACAACGCCaatgtttccactttaaatCACGATAAACAAATATCTTCGCACTGTTAAATTGCCTGTTTGCAACACGCAGCAGACGGATCTACGATAACGTCACCTGCCAATGAACTGAACGTTGTTTTATGTAATGAATGTTTGGCAGAATAAGCCCGGGGAAAGCgcgtaaaaatgtaaaaattacaCTTGAGGACAATGATGGACAACGCGTCTCTAACGCGACTccttaatgagaaaaaaaagatcccaGCCAGGACAATCTCTTATTGTCAGTGTCTTTTTAAACTCCTGAGAGACCTCAGAGGCTGCGTGTCACCGCTATAAGGGGACCGGGAGCTCCATGCAGCTCTCAGTTAATGAAGATGCGTTGGCCATTCAGTCATTCTTGTCTCCCGGTCTATAAAAAGCAGTGGTTTTCTTGCCACACAGACCCggtcttgtgctttttttttcttttgccatgccagcagaggagctgctggaaaagaggggggggaaaaagaaaaagaaagaaagaaagatccAGATGCTttgccccccctttttttgtaaAGAATATGGCCTTGTGTGCGCTGAGGTGCATTTTTGCCAGGACGCACTAGGTTTCCATGGTGCGCCCGATGAAAGGGATCACACAGAAACTTAGTGGTGAATGACAGGCCGTACAGGAAGAGCGGCTGGAAATAAGCACGATATGATggatttcaaaaaaaaaaaaaaaagaataagaagtGGAAGAAATTGAGTATGAACCGCAGAGATGAGTGTCGAGGAAGTTGGGcgagagatttattttttttaaacaagtgcGCACAAGTCTCTTCTTTGTGTCACTCTGAAAACACAttcgtcattttttttttttaatcatcattttctcgcgagtttctttcctctgtggtGTCTTGGCATGAAGTGAGCATGCAGGAAACACAAGCGACATGAACAGGACATTAAACGTCACGCTTTTCCTGATAGGggtatatacatttatttatctgtgctgctgtaatttatttattagaaattaagggcccttttttctttttctttctttttttttcctttttcctccagCCAGTCACGTGTTAATCCTGCTCCCAGTCTACTTAATATGCAGCAGTTATTGTACAGGACGCACCTCAGCCAATGGGACCCAATCGACCCCTTCAATTAACCAggtcccccctcctcttcctctccctgctgctctgaCTGGCTGTCTGTACAGAGAGGATGCAAGGTGTAGGAAGAAATAATGATCCATGACGAACACTGTTGTTAAATTATGTCTCAGcatttttctttactttttcaaGGAGTCTTAAAATACTGTAGATAAATAGTGTTTGGAGttggaaaggttttttttaaagggttagGATCAGGGTTATTTGTAGTCCTCATTCTATATCCGCACGGTttcaattacaaaacaaaagtttcagGTCAATCGGGGTGTTATATTTCCACAGGTGCACCTGGAGTAACGCACTcacactctttaaaaaaaaaaaaggcctcgGCCTCATATGAGATGTTAAATACAAGTCTTCCTCAATTCCAGGGGGAACACGTCGACCTGCCACAAGCTatgtttagattttttaaaattcatgtGATGTACCCCTCCAACTACAGCGAGTAGAATAATATCCACCAACTCACTCAATCAGATAATTGTATTTCgtttccagtttttctttttctttttttttttttttttttgatagacATGCGTAATAGGCACTAAATATGCAATAGGCAAAAAAAAGCCCTGTTTGCCCATCCATTTTGAAGACCAAATCGTCCCGTGCTTTTCAGGTaacttttttccctttcttttttttttggctaatgAACTTGGGCTATTCTGCCAGCATCCCCCTGAGAATgcgacggaggaggaggaggaggaggaggagggggaaacgCTTCTCTTGTGGTAAAAGGTGCGAGTTTCTTCGTCTATCTCTCGGCTAATTAGGCGGGGTCTGAACGCGCCAGgatgaatattcatgaaaaGGCACCAGCGCGCAATTAGTAGTGGAGAGAGTTCCCAACTTCAATCCCCAAACAACGCAGCTTGCAGAGAAGGAACGGGGTACCGGTCCCCCCCAACTCCATGTGTCTCTGGCTGCTTCTGCTCAAGCACTCTTTGAGCCCTCACTCATACTCTCGATTCTTATCAGCcagtcctcccctcctcccccttttgCTCccactttcaaaaaaaaaaaaaaagaaaaagcagccaCCAACACATAAGTGATCTGTCCACTTCATGTAGATCTCCATGTTGGGAATAACAGCTAATCCGGTTAGATTTCTCAATAACTTCTGAAGTGGCCCGAAAAGAGAGATTTCTGGTGTCAGCTGGAGTCACTCCATGACAAATGAGCCCAAATCTCATTCAAAAATTCAATATCTTTAAGTCTGAATGATGACGGCCACGTGGCTGACAGTCACTCCGCCGAGGATGGAGAGGTTTGGCGCACAAACAGGCGCTtgcacatgcagagacacaaaccCCGGCGCACGCACCCACCACCTAATGACGCATATCATCTAATAACACACAGTTCCACCGGCACCACACTGCACTACTCCAAATCCCCTGAATTGCCAATGGCCCCTGGTGCACACATCTGCCGCCATCCCCCTAAAGCCTCCCTCCACCTGTCTCGTGGCTCGTGTGTAACGCCGGCGTGAGCCTTAGCCTGTGTGGCTTGGCCGCCTGTCCGTCCGCCCCCGCCGCggacccacaatcctctgcttTGAATTCAAGGTGATTCTTATCCCCGACCCCCTCCTGCCCCAGCGCGCTTGCCTCTTGCCTCCATAAAGAcgtgtttatgtatgtatgtatgtgca includes:
- the pou3f1 gene encoding POU domain, class 3, transcription factor 1 — its product is MATTAQYIPRNNSLPSNPLMHPDSDRMHQGTTYREVQKMMHHEYLQGLAATNTGHPMSLTHHQWLPTSNTDWSSGTHIGQQEHKASVQATRDDLSSGFHHRSHLVHQQTQSGHHGSWAPTTTHHLSPLSPASNGHQSLVYSQPGYTNLNAMLSPQPGSLHHGMRDPLHDDSGSHDNQMESPQQAFSHHQDHSDEDAPSSDDLEQFAKQFKQRRIKLGFTQADVGLALGTLYGNVFSQTTICRFEALQLSFKNMCKLKPLLNKWLEETDSNTGSPTNLDKIAAQGRKRKKRTSIEVGVKGALENHFLKCPKPSAHEISTLAGTLQLEKEVVRVWFCNRRQKEKRMTPVGVPHPNMEDVYSQAETPPLHRTLQSPVQ